The Diceros bicornis minor isolate mBicDic1 unplaced genomic scaffold, mDicBic1.mat.cur scaffold_252_ctg1, whole genome shotgun sequence nucleotide sequence tcacatgctactgcaggacatgtcagacaaataatgaaaaggccacattGGAATAGTAAGAGCCATGACCTGTGagcttagcaagagaagcatccacagaatggggacatgggatcggttgccagtgtggaaacagaggcattgggatgtaagtgaacttttcacaatgagtccctggcagaagggggagagggaggacatcgaGGGTGAGGAGCATTAGGAACAATGGATAAGGGATTGGTTTGTaaatggtagagatttgtgcatatttgaaacatgaggcatgatcccagtagggaggtgattgaaagtactgcgaatattgaaagcatgaggtcattgaaatggaaagatgagatgaaaatcagaatggttttagctaagaaagaaatatatctgtataaaacaacagaaatggtgtgataaatgaattgcttatgcggaaaatttctagatctgatgactagagtgtgaaatagttcttgtgtggtggttaacaatttgtctgtgagatatgaagtaggtcaagagaaaatagttttatggaactcaagaaatggaaagaaattaacagagcattcaggaagcgttagagaatgcatggaggcccattggttgctgctgattctctgttgggacccccaggctcctcgtgtgctctctcttcagcggtgatcctcagtgcaggtgtcaacatggcatggcaggaatttggaatcatccaaagtCAGAGGCTTGCAGGGCAGATATGATGAGAGTAAAGAATTAGGGAGCGTTGTCCGTgggttattgaaatgatggaccacagaatccaagattaatagggaggagtaggaagagagaaggaagagagccttgttaagatactctaactggagtaatctattttcttaaagaatggttGTATACggtagagttctttgtgtaaaaactagaaatgtggaaatttgtggtgagaatgtggtgtttctgagttactgatttacaagcaggagaattttgggtgaaaacaggctctgggtgtggaagtgagtatctaagggtggaagagtgcgtgatttcattagagatgggacactcaaaggagttatggagtccttggatctctgtgtcccaataacgtaggttacagggtaccagcatgtgtatagttgtcaatgatagagaagggaagagaataacatcCTTAAGCAAGACGGAGGAggcaagttggtctggatttgcactgatagtgacacatcagcttgatagtgtcccagaatcccgttctcaacgtctgatgcctatatcagcagcatcaacatcagctgggaacgtcttagaaatgaaaattctccgttgcctccccagacctacttgggttgagttccagcaatctgagttataaaaactctgcaatgattgtaatggacagtatgatttgagacacatttctccagggagagaaagagggtgcaatatccaaatgagctgcgaacattctccatggatggtagtcttcatcctcctctttgttccaattttgcattttattctgtttttaaagagaaagctcaaaaaatatgtcctaacttcatagtagaaacaatgagaccatgaaactaaaaccaagtagaaaactgaagttctatacagtctgaaggctgagcagctgtatattccagaggtcagttactagaatcgcttcccatcctggcagtgaggtcatgtgcagtcaatgggaggagaccttggagaatccccagcaagtctgtggatacaggagactgcagggactccaggcctgcagcagtgaaggagaactcttaagtcctttggattcacaaataccttaaaaacagtagcactggggggtccaggtgaatccctgggccgtggctggagctgaggggtctgcacaccagccctgagcccacccctggccagtgtccatattgggcagagatgagtcctggtttgggtctgggtctctcatagcccctctgcaggcaacgagcatcttttggagatatcaggagacagacacagaaagtgaagaaaagcatgggagggagtgactgtggcctcgaggacagacgagattgcccgggaggcagagagagcaaggagccaagaaaggcatcctgaaaacacagtgagaaaagcaacatgggtgctgaagaaaaagagagtgatgtggttgagaaattccccatgagacaggcttgactctcacagcatctctttgtaacgtccgtcgtgatctttacctttcatgataacatcaatttttatttaccatgatttttcttcctttttatattaaaattgataggataatcgatgctgaggaattagtgttttgaacttatatctgttttttcattgagtgttaactcaatgaagagatgatacctacttgaatgagatttatcttttaatatatattaaatctgattccataaattattctgattttgcatgtaatttttttttttttttagctgagggagattcaccctgagctaacatttgttgccaatcttcctctacttagtatgtgggtcaccgccacagcatagctgctgagtgttgtaggtccacacctgtgaacagaacgtgggctgccaaagcagagcttgccaaacttaaccactaggccaggggccagaactatgattttgcatctaattttaacataaaatccatcaatctttctcttctttgtcacatgttaattcagacataggtcatttctgtatcatgaattaagtatctcttgtttgttacctggcaaacctgtgtagctttgattttggaatcttaaaaatgagcataccccctgggggcattattttccccgtagagaaccttggcagcagactcattgccttccttcccacactagatccagagtcgtggaaatgtgttcgccttgcacacagcacagagcacataggaattactccacaaacatgtggtaagtgaacagttggtggcatcatcaggtcattcacagaacgagactgagagagagcttccttaggtcaggaaggagaagcattcctttatattttcaatcaatgttttaatttgtaacattgtaacgtgaacaccgagtatactatttgtatcaaaattgtgttctgaaagttttcaaaaatctctaaatctcagagtagaggaaaatcaacctctgtgaacctgtcacttgcttcaaaaattatcaactcgtataccatctggcttcgtttatcctcacacccaccccgctagagttaaccagctgagatgactgagagcacatcatttcagctataaatattttcagtttctcttacagatgagggattttttgaacacaaacacactaatgttatcacacacaaaaataaaagtgtcattcctataatcaactatctggtcagtatccaaagtcccccagctttctcaaggtgatttcctggttttgcattttattggagtcaggatctttaaaaaacccttttttcgcaattgcttgatgtgtttctgaagtggcttttactctcttactagttcatgcatcttgatgtttgggtgggatatgcctgtgtgtgtttacatgtctacaccgagctgtgaattctttctttcctggatggcagtgccctggcaggaagggcctgtgctgtgggaaccaggatttctactctgcatctggctgaactgaaaaggcgtccctgggtgacacttgcagccttcagaaaggagggggaagaagtaccaaggaattcaagacaatggcccttgtcttacagggtgtttccagggcatgatgttcaaaatgccgggtggtaaccctttagctcctagtcgtagggtggattctgggtgtgagctcagagtagtgtctgtttaccacccatgtgggaagcgtttcagtattttaattggtaagtttgtgtctgttgtgtctgtgttgtctaagatgggttgcattcccctgctggacccactcctatacctgcccctctcgtgcctcatctttcaaaactcccaacaggcaagtttcacatccctgtaacacacatccacataaccacagcacagactggggaaaagaacacagtcatcccaggggctacgtgctctatgcgctcaggcccagctgcccctttgggacaagtcagtaacaacacgactgagtgtgtaaactagtgactgtctgagaccatggacctcagaacaccaaggtcccagatgtcaccctaggcagcaatggacagtgtgggtcattcagtggccaggattaaggtctattatcTTGGCAAACCAGAGGTCACcccgatccatcaggcccagccagggaggaatggccacgatgtacctgacagagaggctgggggccttctacggaatttctgcccaaaaagaatcatataaggaaatgcggggatgctggaaatcctagttcacagggagtggcgaggtttatggaagaaagtcctattgtaggtttaaaagctgcctcatgaatcttttcctctggatatgaaacaagtgggaaaaggacttccatggcatgggccaggatcccaggaggattccaatctaggcgaagggtgaacagggagccctagaggcggcctgatggggatgtcctgtcggcccttagtccatcagcacatggtcttcctctggccttgtcttttccacatgcaaacttttatctttttacattttttcctcatttagtgttgatgcaaatctagagactgattagaaaacggtaacttccaatagttggtcaaaagaaacctcaatgggagaagcagaaaacatccttcttcctggaaagctgtagaaagacagccgctgccctggggaaggacatggtcctggcaagtggtatttgaaagacatctacatttcagtggttgttgctctgcctgggaaagtccctccaacctctacatccagggagatctgaggggctgtctctgctcctggcccaggtgaaccacactgaaatgcacctgtcctctgaggaagggggacttgagggtgtcattcagtagccagggaggggactggccgtcctcccttctcccacataccataagctctgaccatacatgagttcttaattcaaggcggaatgtgagattctgtgtctcatttacatgagcataagcagtgaaagaaccacaccacaacacccaggctgtgacagaaacagaacttactgcaacattcaaatctgatatttactcttaaacatatactaatgctcctcctcaatggataaacagtccctggggtgcagatgtcagggatttggaggggggtcgtgccctccgcctggggctttaggggaaaccagggaaagtcttcagatgtcctccttcacttggggtggggggggaagagctgacccggtgcaccccgagggtcccagtggccctgctgctcaggaggagctgcacttgtggtctccagagggttatggctccttgccaagggcacggtggctgaagagaagaaacagactattttggggaaccttcctgagattcacggcacacctccctgccccacaacactcttatccaaaccctgtgccgagtgctcagtccatcaacagcacctcgtttgtccctgatgggggaggcatcatttagcatcactcatttaagaggaggcaaccgagtcccagagaggagaggggagcggcctgtcccaggcctggccagcactggagctgggatccaggcccatgcttagcccgaagctgtactgagcccctggattcagtcgctgctgctcctgacactcactcggccctgaactggaggatgtccggttcctctttctcctgaagagccgcattttgctcgtcttctggtgtgtgggctccagccggcaggagaggcagtagctacaggacagagtggcctgtgagctaccaggagccgcacctcaggtgtccctcccagagcctgccagcagctgagtcccggtgccccatgggtcaccacgcaatgaggtctggggctgatcagggagccaggccccACGCTCTGCAGCCGGCCGGccgagagagtctggcctgccctcacccaactcctgtgcccctcacctctcatcaacactgaggggctccatcgcctggaaccaggccccaaatcgctcctcgggattCAGGTCATATTcacttgcagcctgctggagcagctggatcttcCTAATGACtttgtatttctgggaggaaggacaggatgcagacaggtcccgggtggggaaccctgccagggacttgtgcggagtgaggatctggtctggggtctgtgctcactcgggaaccctccttccttcccactccattcaggacttgcctgtcctcacagttggcttgaattagttcctcatccaggaaggtgtccttgatgccagcccctcccgcacccgccaacgtgatgggattcccagctttgtagcatctaactgtcccaacaaatataagacccgagggatgaggacacgtGACATCTTGCCacgggaggtctgtgatttccacttccccaccctccccacagctgctgacctcacgccatttctggaagttgaccagatttccctggaagggagacagccaatgtccatcagtaacggccccctaagcccataaccagcccccatcccaccccttctcaggctgcaggaatgtcagggcccagcagagggcagaccttccacaaagagaacttgacactgggccaggctctgggctccagagcaggagggacaggggagctgaagccagagaccttgcagcccacccatttctgatgacagacgggaagactgaggcctcaggcaaaaagggacagctggaccacagatgtgcttcctcacttgcaggggctgatggcactcccccaggggcagggcccaagggggaggctgaatccagctcagacacagcctcctgcagctttgcaggcaggcagctatgagcttcactagTCCTGAGAGCCTGGTAGGGGGCTTACGCGGAGCCTCCATTCACGCATCACTAAGACGGGCCTGACTCTGACTCcctagctcccaggggtggccatgatgctctcatgagaggaggtttgccaggtacagagagctcagggcccagtgcaaggctctcgcctcccaaaccacaggatcctgctccctggccccacctccaggctcactcacttgtagatcatcctccatcccaatgtccagcagtttcaggtgattgaggaacgtgcccaggaaggggacgacaccctgtgaaatcagggtgggagtggggatgagtcccagctctcaggtgcccccatggaccctcccccaaatcccttcaccccagcctcctgcccaccgcagactcccacagagagcagcctaggaccctcagcagcctcccccctgttgcaccctccaggaccacccaacgtcccccgtcagctaccaggggcggcttttggcaaatcccagggtgtgcggtccctgccactccccccgCAAATCCATCTTGcgcccagccattccaggcctcctcctggtcacttccagggcaggcatttcaggctctggggctccaggagctgggctggaggaggagggacccctctcttggggaggcctccagccgtgaggggtgagaccccctcctctgacacctggaccctccccctcaggccccctcacctgctgctgctgcctctcctgggctccctgggggtccatctcttgggtggcccacacagagttcacctcctgcagggtcaaggacaggctcagggaggccatgctaccttccccgtgtctcccaggcccctgatcctggaccctggacatctgatgtCTATGGCGGCTCCCATTCCAGAGtgatctgattctagatcactcccagctccaacactccctcctctgtgccctcaggcctgcctaggcccctaagcctctctcctcctcaagaaagtgtgaggaggactcccatgcctcccagggtcccctgaggactgtgtcatctgactgtcaccagtgctctcccctcccccctcgaggaggaggagcacaaagccgctgcacattcctctcccccttgtacctcatcacccctgtgaggcctgcaccacagatcatctccctccatttcccagatgaggagaccgaggcccacagaggggtggtgacttgctcaggggccacagaggagagaccactccccctcccagccagaggccctggcccccggccttcactcctcctccagacacacctctgaccaaggccctgtcctctggactctcggggtgtgttgaggccctcagtcagcctgagccatggatcgggaggcacaaggtgtctcagggggcatatccaactggcttctgcctgtcccaaCCCCTGGGGTTTTCTGACTccagctggacctgaggccatgccaaaggcctcagctccctaggatcccctcaggatggtccctgcacagaactcctccttcattcactcaggaaggggacccccttgtgccacatctgagtgacagtgtagggggtgaccagggcgttgggtgatggtgacatttgcatccttttttacttggaaccttctaatgtcctgccaggaaggtccattaagaatctgtaggttccccgataattctcattgccatctggggtgtaTCCTTATCAACAAGTCACCTGGGGAGACTCTCACTGAGTTTTCAGCAGTaaccactatc carries:
- the LOC131402743 gene encoding ral guanine nucleotide dissociation stimulator-like isoform X3, with translation MEEVNSVWATQEMDPQGAQERQQQQGVVPFLGTFLNHLKLLDIGMEDDLQKYKVIRKIQLLQQAASEYDLNPEERFGAWFQAMEPLSVDESYCLSCRLEPTHQKTSKMRLFRRKRNRTSSSSGPICFFSSATVPLARSHNPLETTSAAPPEQQGHWDPRGAPGQLFPPHPK
- the LOC131402743 gene encoding ral guanine nucleotide dissociation stimulator-like isoform X2, yielding MSRVQDQGPGRHGEGSMASLSLSLTLQEVNSVWATQEMDPQGAQERQQQQGVVPFLGTFLNHLKLLDIGMEDDLQKYKVIRKIQLLQQAASEYDLNPEERFGAWFQAMEPLSVDESYCLSCRLEPTHQKTSKMRLFRRKRNRTSSSSGPTTVPLARSHNPLETTSAAPPEQQGHWDPRGAPGQLFPPHPK
- the LOC131402743 gene encoding ral guanine nucleotide dissociation stimulator-like isoform X1, which codes for MSRVQDQGPGRHGEGSMASLSLSLTLQEVNSVWATQEMDPQGAQERQQQQGVVPFLGTFLNHLKLLDIGMEDDLQKYKVIRKIQLLQQAASEYDLNPEERFGAWFQAMEPLSVDESYCLSCRLEPTHQKTSKMRLFRRKRNRTSSSSGPICFFSSATVPLARSHNPLETTSAAPPEQQGHWDPRGAPGQLFPPHPK